From Nonlabens sp. Ci31, the proteins below share one genomic window:
- the cas1 gene encoding type II CRISPR-associated endonuclease Cas1 produces the protein MIKRTLFFGNPAYLSTKSEQLVVNFPDKEQEEKRIPIEDLGYIVLEHPQITITTGLIRKLVDNKTAVITCNAQHLPTGFLQPLQGHSEQTERYRHQLNASIPLKKNLWQQTVMTKIENQAKHFKKIGKNPLRLERYAKEVKTADHDNQEALAAAFYFQNLFDLPEFSRNQKGVAPNGLLNYGYAILRAITARALISSGLLPSIGIFHSNKYNAFTLADDIMEPYRPFVDHIVWEMVTRGEDIEEVSTTLKAQLLMIPAIDVFIDGRNSPLMNAMSRTTNSLWECFYGSSRKIKYPEFQGNFLNR, from the coding sequence ATGATAAAACGAACTCTATTTTTCGGTAACCCTGCTTACCTCAGCACTAAAAGCGAACAGCTGGTCGTTAATTTTCCTGATAAAGAGCAGGAAGAGAAACGCATCCCTATTGAAGATCTAGGGTACATTGTTTTAGAACATCCTCAAATTACCATTACTACAGGATTGATTAGAAAATTGGTAGATAATAAAACGGCAGTAATTACTTGTAATGCGCAGCACTTACCTACTGGTTTTTTACAACCTTTACAAGGTCATAGTGAGCAAACAGAGCGCTACCGGCATCAATTAAATGCCAGTATCCCGCTTAAAAAGAATTTATGGCAACAAACGGTGATGACCAAAATAGAAAACCAAGCCAAACATTTTAAAAAGATAGGGAAGAATCCGCTACGTTTAGAACGCTATGCCAAAGAAGTAAAAACAGCTGATCATGATAACCAAGAAGCACTGGCTGCGGCTTTTTATTTTCAAAATTTATTTGATCTTCCTGAATTTAGTAGAAACCAGAAAGGAGTGGCACCTAATGGCTTATTGAATTATGGCTATGCGATTTTAAGAGCCATTACCGCAAGAGCTTTGATCTCTAGCGGCTTGTTACCCAGTATAGGAATCTTTCATTCAAATAAGTACAATGCGTTTACCCTAGCAGATGATATTATGGAGCCTTACCGCCCATTTGTAGACCACATCGTTTGGGAAATGGTAACACGTGGTGAGGATATAGAAGAAGTTTCTACAACTCTTAAAGCGCAATTATTGATGATTCCTGCCATAGATGTTTTTATAGATGGTAGAAACAGTCCTTTAATGAACGCGATGAGCCGCACGACCAACTCATTATGGGAATGCTTTTATGGCAGCAGTCGCAAGATCAAATATCCAGAATTTCAAGGTAATTTTTTGAATAGGTAA
- the cas9 gene encoding type II CRISPR RNA-guided endonuclease Cas9 (Cas9, originally named Csn1, is the large, multifunctional signature protein of type II CRISPR/Cas systems. It is well known even to general audiences because its RNA-guided endonuclease activity has made it a popular tool for custom editing of eukaryotic genomes.), whose protein sequence is MKKILGLDLGTTSIGWALIEEAEKRENSKIIKLGVRVNPLTVDEKINFEGGKPISTNADRTLKRGARRNLDRFQLRRDNLIEILKEHNFINDDTALTEIGKNTTYETLFIRAKAAREKITLEDLSKVLLAINKKRGYKSSRKTKEESDGVAVDGMAVAKILYEYELTPGEYTFSLLKNKKKHIPDFYPSDLKAEFLAIWENQKNYYPELLTQALFLELKDKKSGQTWTICSKPFEIEGKYLKGSNDEQRLLKYQFRNDGLKEQLDLEQLAIALQEINNDIDGTSGYLGKISDRSKILITDKITVGEFMYDQIKKDPHTSLKNQVFYRQDYLDEFELIWNTQAAFHKQLSDELKSEIRDVVIFYQRPLKSQKGLLSHCIFESWEQEYYDQIKEKTRKRTVGHRVIPKSSPLFQQFKIWQNINDLEFKYIGKNIDELKKEDLIIDKKLVTLKIDQEDRELLFNEANSKANSKGKISTTEVLKLLGLSSKDWKCNFEEGINANTTNQKLLDVYQTIANREGYGHDWSKKTGSEIWEELQVVFNDIGIDNGILGFDPLIEGNEYSSQKSLELWHLLYAAGDGGKVQEEDQLIYGNQDVALRKKLHLKYGFKPEYAKMLSNISFPNDYGSLSSRAIRKIMPHLIEGHDYYEACDLAGYNHSNSLNKEENDNRELADHLDLISKNSLRNPVVEKILNQVVNLVNQVIDTYGKPDEIRIELARELKKSTEERKKMTQYINTATKLNLDIAKTIQKDFGFTPTKSDVVKYKLWEELSTRGYKSLFSDTYIAKEDLFSKKIDIEHIIPKALVYDDSFSNKTLAYREVNLKKANRTAMDFISQDKSKDIEVYKERVEALYDKGKGAITKAKRDKLLKAAGDINEGFIERDLRNSQYIAKKSRTLLEKVCKTVTPTTGMITDKLREEWGIINVLKELNLDKYKALGLVEVEQRKHGKEVEKIKDWTKRNDHRHHAMDALAVAFTTVSHIQYINNLNARRNTLHEKHKLILGIENKITEMVLNKNGKNKRVYIKPFPNFRSHAKKNLEEILISFKAKNKVVTKNINKTKKEGGYNRTKSLTPRGQLHKETIYGKSLTPEVKTTKLNKRFAFAKAEHVIDQKQKIIVLEYLKKYKDDPELAFDGKTLKKDPLLWHDKPLTEVLCYKEIYTIRKDVSPDLKIDKVIDNGTKEILRKRLSEYGNNAKEAFSNLENNPIWQNKERGIAIKKVTITGVSNAVPLHTAKDHLGTDLIDENNNKIPVDYVSLGNNHHVAIYKDPKDKLQEKVVSLYEAVTRSNQDLPIIDKTYNQELGWEFLFTMKQNEMFVFPSEEFDPKEIDLMDEKNRQLISPHLFRVQKIANKNYMFRHHLESTINYNLDFTYKHYQSLGLLEGLIKVRLNHIGQIVHVGEY, encoded by the coding sequence ATGAAAAAAATATTAGGATTGGATTTAGGCACAACAAGTATAGGATGGGCACTAATTGAAGAAGCTGAGAAGAGAGAAAACTCAAAAATCATTAAGCTTGGCGTAAGGGTCAATCCACTTACGGTAGATGAAAAAATCAACTTTGAAGGAGGAAAACCTATTTCAACTAATGCTGATAGAACTTTAAAGCGAGGTGCTCGAAGAAATCTAGATCGCTTTCAACTACGTAGAGATAATTTAATAGAAATATTAAAAGAGCATAATTTTATAAATGATGACACTGCCTTGACTGAAATAGGTAAGAACACAACTTATGAAACTTTGTTTATAAGAGCTAAAGCGGCTAGAGAAAAGATAACGTTAGAAGATCTCTCAAAAGTGCTTCTTGCCATCAATAAAAAACGAGGCTATAAAAGTAGTAGAAAAACAAAAGAGGAAAGTGATGGCGTTGCGGTAGACGGAATGGCGGTAGCAAAAATATTATATGAATATGAACTTACACCAGGTGAATACACTTTTAGTTTACTAAAAAACAAGAAAAAACACATACCAGATTTTTATCCATCTGATCTTAAAGCCGAGTTTTTAGCGATTTGGGAAAATCAGAAAAATTACTATCCAGAATTACTGACACAGGCACTTTTTCTAGAATTAAAAGATAAGAAGAGTGGTCAGACATGGACTATTTGTTCCAAACCTTTTGAAATAGAAGGTAAATACTTGAAAGGTTCTAACGACGAACAGCGTTTACTAAAGTACCAATTTAGAAATGATGGACTTAAGGAACAGCTGGATCTAGAACAACTTGCCATTGCGCTACAAGAAATCAACAACGATATTGATGGAACAAGCGGCTATCTAGGAAAAATTAGTGATCGTAGTAAAATATTGATTACAGATAAAATTACAGTTGGTGAGTTTATGTATGATCAGATCAAAAAAGATCCACATACATCACTTAAAAACCAAGTGTTTTATAGACAAGATTACCTTGATGAATTTGAGCTCATTTGGAATACTCAAGCTGCGTTTCACAAACAGCTTTCTGATGAATTAAAGTCAGAAATCAGGGATGTCGTTATCTTTTATCAAAGACCCCTTAAATCACAAAAAGGACTTTTAAGTCATTGTATATTTGAGAGTTGGGAACAGGAATACTATGATCAAATTAAAGAAAAAACTAGAAAAAGAACCGTGGGTCATAGAGTAATTCCTAAATCCTCACCCCTTTTCCAGCAATTTAAAATCTGGCAAAACATCAATGACCTTGAGTTCAAATATATCGGTAAAAACATTGATGAATTAAAAAAAGAAGATCTCATTATTGATAAAAAATTAGTCACTCTAAAAATAGATCAAGAAGACAGAGAACTTTTGTTTAACGAAGCAAATTCTAAAGCAAACTCAAAAGGTAAAATAAGTACAACAGAAGTATTAAAACTACTAGGGCTTTCTTCAAAGGACTGGAAATGTAATTTCGAGGAGGGTATCAATGCAAATACAACCAATCAAAAGCTACTCGATGTGTATCAAACCATTGCTAACCGAGAAGGTTATGGTCACGACTGGAGCAAAAAAACTGGATCAGAGATTTGGGAAGAACTACAGGTTGTCTTTAACGATATAGGAATAGACAATGGCATATTAGGTTTTGACCCTTTAATAGAGGGGAATGAATACAGCAGTCAGAAGAGTCTGGAGTTATGGCACTTACTCTACGCTGCAGGAGATGGAGGTAAAGTACAAGAAGAGGACCAACTTATTTATGGAAATCAAGATGTTGCATTGAGAAAAAAACTACATCTTAAATATGGTTTTAAGCCAGAATACGCAAAAATGTTAAGCAATATTTCTTTTCCTAACGATTATGGAAGTCTTTCTTCTAGAGCTATTAGGAAGATCATGCCACATCTTATTGAAGGTCACGATTATTATGAGGCTTGTGATCTTGCGGGTTATAATCATTCTAACAGCTTAAATAAAGAAGAAAACGATAATAGAGAATTAGCAGACCATTTAGATCTCATAAGTAAAAATAGCCTGCGCAATCCTGTAGTAGAGAAAATACTTAACCAGGTAGTTAACCTAGTCAATCAAGTTATAGACACCTATGGAAAACCAGATGAGATACGGATTGAACTAGCGCGCGAACTCAAAAAATCTACCGAAGAGCGTAAAAAAATGACCCAGTACATCAATACAGCGACAAAACTAAATCTAGACATTGCCAAAACCATTCAAAAAGATTTTGGGTTCACACCTACTAAAAGTGATGTCGTGAAGTATAAACTTTGGGAAGAACTCTCTACGAGAGGATATAAATCACTTTTTTCTGACACGTATATTGCAAAGGAAGATTTATTCAGTAAAAAAATTGACATAGAGCATATTATCCCCAAAGCCCTAGTCTATGACGATTCCTTTTCAAATAAAACACTGGCATATCGCGAGGTTAATTTAAAAAAAGCTAATCGTACTGCCATGGACTTTATAAGTCAAGATAAAAGTAAGGATATCGAGGTTTATAAGGAAAGGGTTGAAGCCCTTTATGATAAAGGAAAAGGTGCTATTACTAAGGCAAAACGAGATAAACTACTCAAGGCTGCTGGAGATATTAATGAAGGTTTTATAGAACGTGACCTTAGAAACAGCCAGTATATCGCAAAAAAATCTAGAACACTTTTAGAAAAAGTTTGTAAAACCGTTACTCCTACCACAGGTATGATTACTGATAAATTACGAGAGGAATGGGGAATTATCAATGTGTTAAAAGAACTTAATCTAGATAAGTACAAAGCTTTAGGTCTTGTAGAAGTGGAGCAACGCAAGCATGGCAAGGAAGTAGAGAAAATTAAAGATTGGACTAAGAGAAATGACCACCGCCACCACGCGATGGACGCTCTTGCGGTAGCATTTACCACAGTAAGTCATATTCAATACATCAATAACCTGAACGCTAGAAGAAACACGCTTCATGAAAAACACAAGCTTATATTAGGAATAGAAAATAAGATTACAGAGATGGTCTTAAATAAGAATGGTAAAAACAAAAGAGTATATATAAAACCCTTCCCTAACTTTAGAAGCCATGCAAAAAAGAATTTAGAAGAAATACTCATCTCCTTTAAGGCAAAGAATAAAGTCGTTACCAAAAACATTAATAAAACAAAAAAAGAAGGTGGTTACAACAGGACAAAATCTCTTACCCCTAGGGGACAATTGCACAAAGAAACTATTTACGGTAAATCTTTGACTCCAGAAGTCAAAACTACTAAACTTAATAAAAGATTTGCTTTCGCGAAAGCGGAACATGTTATTGATCAAAAACAAAAAATTATCGTTTTAGAATATTTAAAAAAATACAAGGATGATCCCGAGCTAGCATTTGATGGTAAAACCTTGAAAAAAGACCCACTTTTATGGCACGATAAACCATTAACAGAAGTACTGTGTTATAAAGAAATCTATACCATAAGAAAAGATGTTTCACCCGATTTAAAAATTGACAAGGTTATAGATAACGGAACCAAAGAAATACTAAGAAAGAGGTTAAGTGAATATGGCAACAATGCAAAAGAAGCTTTTTCAAACCTTGAAAACAATCCTATTTGGCAAAATAAAGAAAGAGGTATTGCTATTAAAAAAGTCACCATCACAGGAGTTTCAAATGCTGTACCCCTGCACACCGCTAAAGATCACTTAGGTACTGATTTAATAGATGAAAACAACAACAAAATCCCTGTGGACTATGTAAGCTTAGGAAATAATCATCATGTAGCTATATATAAAGATCCAAAAGACAAATTGCAAGAAAAAGTAGTTTCTCTTTACGAGGCTGTGACCAGGTCCAACCAAGACTTGCCTATTATTGATAAAACTTATAATCAAGAACTGGGATGGGAATTTCTATTTACTATGAAACAAAACGAGATGTTTGTATTCCCAAGTGAAGAATTTGATCCAAAGGAAATTGATTTAATGGATGAGAAAAATAGACAATTGATCAGTCCTCATTTATTTAGAGTTCAAAAGATCGCAAATAAAAACTATATGTTTAGGCATCATTTAGAAAGTACGATAAATTATAACCTAGACTTTACCTATAAACATTATCAATCGTTGGGGCTCCTAGAAGGTTTGATTAAAGTTCGTCTGAATCATATTGGTCAAATTGTTCATGTAGGAGAATATTAA
- a CDS encoding YihY/virulence factor BrkB family protein, giving the protein MNEQTALESFKWKHVPSLLWSSAKRWNEDDVWQLSASIAYYAILALPGLLVIIINIISTVWSDEIATGRLTNGLTSFIGYDAASDLNNILQAARLDNESWFANVIGLVTLVFAATGVFYQLQLALNKIWKLKINPKTPWWKILTDRVKSFGFILVLGFLILISFVLSAVIAILQDWIQLHVADYLGKLAMAINFLVSLGIISILFGLMFRYLPDARLQWKMVWPGALLTGLLFETGKFLLGIYFTQSSPASAYGAAGLIVLLLLWVSYSCLILFYGAEFILVYVNRYDNGIKPSSKALKYKEKVIFTDKGEEVTDKDMEDILSVDDTTKDGEDR; this is encoded by the coding sequence ATGAACGAACAAACTGCATTAGAATCTTTTAAATGGAAACATGTGCCTTCACTTTTATGGAGCAGTGCAAAAAGGTGGAATGAAGATGATGTATGGCAATTGAGTGCCAGCATTGCTTATTATGCTATTTTAGCCCTACCTGGTCTCCTTGTCATTATCATCAATATCATCAGTACGGTATGGAGTGATGAAATTGCTACAGGACGCTTGACAAATGGCTTAACATCCTTCATCGGTTATGATGCCGCCTCAGATCTCAACAACATACTGCAAGCAGCACGTTTAGATAATGAGAGTTGGTTTGCAAATGTGATAGGTTTGGTGACTCTTGTATTTGCTGCCACTGGAGTTTTTTACCAACTACAGCTAGCTCTCAATAAAATCTGGAAATTAAAAATCAATCCCAAAACACCTTGGTGGAAAATTCTTACAGACCGGGTAAAAAGCTTTGGATTTATTTTAGTTCTTGGATTTTTGATCTTGATTAGTTTTGTCTTATCTGCTGTAATAGCCATTTTACAAGACTGGATCCAGCTTCATGTTGCTGATTACTTGGGAAAACTAGCCATGGCTATTAACTTCTTAGTTTCCTTAGGAATTATCTCCATTTTATTTGGATTGATGTTTAGATACCTTCCAGATGCAAGGCTGCAATGGAAGATGGTATGGCCAGGTGCTTTGCTCACAGGACTTTTATTTGAAACAGGTAAATTTTTATTAGGGATTTATTTCACACAATCATCACCAGCTAGTGCTTATGGCGCTGCAGGACTTATCGTTTTGTTATTGTTATGGGTTTCTTATTCTTGTTTGATACTTTTTTATGGAGCAGAGTTCATTTTGGTTTACGTAAATCGATATGATAACGGAATCAAACCTAGTTCTAAAGCATTAAAGTATAAGGAAAAGGTCATATTCACAGATAAAGGAGAAGAGGTAACTGATAAGGATATGGAAGATATTCTAAGTGTTGACGATACTACTAAGGACGGTGAGGATCGTTAG
- a CDS encoding GNAT family N-acetyltransferase translates to MRKATYLDKKLVSEILVSAFLPLKEENSINLIVKQDRKRTERMQVLMEYLFERALLFGEVYISDNDKACILLKFPHQERITPRTLLLDIQMAFKCIGIERIFGVIKRQQLAHKNYPKDEHIRPVILGVKKESDGKGTAARLMIEVRNKFKNNQLPVIIDTASEAHAKMYQKFGFKIVKKEENLGFPVYFLRLN, encoded by the coding sequence TTGAGAAAAGCAACTTACCTAGACAAAAAGCTAGTATCAGAAATATTAGTTTCTGCCTTTTTACCATTGAAAGAAGAAAACTCTATAAATCTTATCGTAAAACAAGACCGAAAAAGAACAGAGCGTATGCAGGTGTTAATGGAATACTTATTTGAAAGAGCCCTACTTTTTGGAGAAGTTTATATATCAGATAATGACAAAGCCTGTATCTTATTAAAATTCCCTCACCAAGAAAGAATTACGCCGAGAACCCTACTTCTAGACATTCAAATGGCATTTAAATGCATAGGCATAGAACGTATTTTTGGTGTGATAAAAAGGCAACAACTAGCGCATAAAAACTATCCAAAAGACGAACATATAAGACCTGTGATACTAGGAGTTAAAAAAGAATCTGACGGCAAGGGGACTGCTGCTCGTTTAATGATAGAAGTCAGAAATAAGTTTAAGAACAATCAGCTGCCAGTAATAATAGATACGGCCTCTGAAGCTCACGCAAAAATGTATCAGAAATTTGGGTTTAAAATCGTTAAAAAGGAAGAAAACCTTGGCTTTCCAGTTTACTTTTTACGGTTAAATTAA
- the cas2 gene encoding CRISPR-associated endonuclease Cas2, whose translation MNHLETLNQYRSMWVLVFFDLPTETRLERKVASGFRKRLLDDGFNMFQFSIYIRFCPSRENSGVHIKRTKNNLPKKGKVCIMQITDKQFGMMELFHGKKEIEKDFGDQQLELF comes from the coding sequence ATGAACCATCTAGAAACGCTCAATCAATACCGATCTATGTGGGTGCTCGTATTTTTTGATCTTCCTACAGAAACACGACTCGAACGCAAAGTTGCCAGTGGTTTTAGAAAACGACTGCTAGACGATGGTTTTAATATGTTTCAGTTTTCTATTTACATACGCTTCTGCCCTAGTCGAGAAAACAGCGGCGTGCATATTAAGCGAACTAAAAACAACTTACCTAAAAAGGGAAAGGTATGCATTATGCAAATTACTGATAAACAATTTGGTATGATGGAATTATTTCATGGAAAAAAGGAAATAGAAAAAGATTTTGGGGATCAACAGCTAGAACTTTTTTAA
- a CDS encoding exonuclease domain-containing protein: MNFKEQYYSVIDVETTGNRMSNNRMTEICIVRMLGSEVIEKYTSLIDPESLIPDFITGLTGIDNEMVAAAPLFSEVAEEIERMTRDSIFVAHNVNFDYNIIRNEFKRLGFDFKRKKLCTVRLSRELIPGMNSYSLGKLCHSLGISLENRHRAEGDTDATVTLFQRLLEIDQDGEEFAKFLKGSNKEGTFPPHLDRSQFHELPETPGVYLFKNQARKVVYVGKAINIKKRVLSHFYSKASKSYLMCQEIFYIEHIPTGNELVALLQEADLIKQYYPKFNSAQKKPRAAYQILHYKNQLGVIQFAVGLVKSYDYSVVTHYDRAHAVEQLEQLCADFNLCPRYCSFKTPVDCTAHYKLKNCKGVCKKEELVALYNIRATQAIASLHNQNPNYIIKQPGRTTEETCFIMVKDGAYQGYGFVDQYASIATMADCEDYIDRKTANYHTNQIIRSYLKKYGEQNVVFDQQVAV; encoded by the coding sequence GTGAATTTTAAAGAACAGTATTATAGTGTTATCGATGTAGAGACTACAGGCAATAGAATGAGTAATAATCGCATGACCGAAATCTGTATTGTACGCATGCTGGGAAGCGAAGTGATTGAAAAATACACCAGCCTTATTGATCCAGAGAGTTTGATTCCCGATTTTATTACCGGCTTAACTGGGATTGATAATGAAATGGTCGCTGCTGCACCTCTTTTTTCTGAAGTGGCTGAAGAAATAGAACGCATGACGCGAGATTCTATTTTTGTGGCGCATAATGTCAACTTTGATTACAATATCATACGCAACGAATTCAAACGTTTAGGTTTTGATTTTAAACGTAAAAAGTTGTGTACCGTAAGGCTTTCTAGAGAATTGATTCCTGGAATGAATTCTTATAGTTTGGGAAAGTTGTGTCATTCTTTGGGAATCTCCCTAGAAAACAGACACCGCGCAGAAGGTGATACCGACGCTACAGTCACCTTGTTTCAGAGGTTATTAGAAATAGATCAGGATGGTGAAGAATTTGCAAAGTTTCTAAAAGGAAGCAATAAAGAAGGAACTTTTCCGCCGCATTTAGACCGATCTCAATTTCACGAGTTACCAGAAACTCCAGGTGTCTATTTATTTAAAAATCAGGCTCGCAAGGTTGTTTACGTCGGTAAAGCCATCAATATTAAGAAACGAGTGCTGTCGCATTTTTACTCTAAAGCGAGCAAGTCTTATCTGATGTGTCAGGAGATCTTTTATATAGAGCACATTCCTACGGGCAATGAATTGGTCGCCTTATTACAAGAAGCAGACCTTATCAAACAATACTACCCCAAATTCAATAGCGCCCAAAAAAAACCACGAGCAGCTTATCAAATCCTACATTACAAAAACCAATTAGGAGTTATTCAATTTGCCGTGGGGCTCGTGAAGTCTTATGACTATTCGGTAGTCACTCATTACGATCGAGCACATGCGGTAGAACAATTAGAACAACTCTGTGCCGACTTTAATCTCTGTCCGCGATATTGTAGTTTTAAAACTCCGGTAGATTGCACGGCTCACTACAAACTCAAAAATTGTAAAGGCGTCTGTAAAAAAGAAGAACTGGTAGCACTTTATAACATTAGAGCCACCCAAGCAATAGCCTCTTTACATAATCAAAACCCTAATTACATCATTAAACAACCAGGTCGCACAACCGAAGAAACTTGTTTTATAATGGTTAAAGACGGAGCTTATCAAGGTTATGGATTTGTTGATCAATACGCTTCTATAGCTACTATGGCCGATTGTGAGGACTATATCGATCGCAAAACAGCAAACTACCATACCAATCAGATCATACGCTCCTACTTGAAAAAATATGGAGAGCAAAATGTGGTCTTTGATCAACAAGTAGCCGTTTGA
- a CDS encoding LytR/AlgR family response regulator transcription factor, which translates to MKKYKAILVDDEFSALQNLHKKVLKVGNQIEVIATFQDPKKAIAAIVEHTPDLLFLDIQMPGMTGFELLQQLTHLSAQVIFSTAYNEYALEALKNNAVDYVLKPVDNEELKRAIDKAITNIEKEATDSNANLVALLNKIIDRDHKLKVPTQKGISFIPQEEVIHLEGYEGYTKIHLVDGKTLISSYSLGKFSDYLDDYFFKCHKSHIVNIKAVRAFENEGYVVIGEDYRVPITKTYKQAFLDLFS; encoded by the coding sequence ATGAAAAAATATAAAGCGATACTGGTAGATGACGAATTTTCGGCATTGCAAAACCTACATAAAAAAGTGCTTAAAGTAGGAAATCAAATAGAGGTCATAGCCACCTTTCAAGATCCTAAAAAAGCAATAGCTGCCATCGTAGAACATACCCCAGACCTTTTGTTTTTAGATATTCAAATGCCCGGAATGACGGGCTTTGAACTGCTACAACAGCTGACTCATTTAAGTGCACAAGTGATTTTTTCAACGGCTTATAATGAATACGCTTTGGAGGCTTTAAAAAATAATGCGGTAGATTATGTATTGAAACCCGTGGATAACGAAGAGCTTAAAAGAGCTATAGATAAAGCCATTACAAATATTGAAAAAGAAGCTACCGATTCTAATGCAAATCTAGTAGCATTGCTCAACAAAATTATAGATCGGGATCACAAGTTAAAAGTGCCGACTCAAAAAGGAATCTCTTTTATACCTCAAGAAGAGGTCATCCATTTAGAAGGTTATGAAGGCTATACAAAAATTCATTTAGTCGATGGTAAAACCTTAATCAGCTCCTACAGCTTAGGAAAGTTTAGCGACTACTTAGACGACTATTTTTTCAAGTGTCATAAATCGCATATAGTTAATATTAAAGCCGTAAGAGCCTTCGAAAATGAAGGTTATGTGGTTATAGGAGAAGATTACCGAGTACCCATTACCAAGACGTATAAACAGGCTTTTCTGGATTTATTTAGTTAG
- a CDS encoding pyridoxamine 5'-phosphate oxidase family protein, producing MSTDNLIQREAIEKYLELSRNVKTAMMLTGLRKAPVPAIPMGSKEILDNGDVIFFSKSTSEHNANIEKNKETQLIFGDVKSKEFLSVYGTTEVSKNRELIDKYYDNLDDNWFESKNDPTLTVLIFSPQEGHYWDNKTNALITLAKLAYTKATGDETEVGVSGSLKL from the coding sequence ATGAGTACAGATAACCTTATCCAAAGAGAAGCAATAGAAAAATACCTAGAACTTTCTAGAAATGTTAAAACAGCCATGATGCTGACAGGACTAAGAAAAGCACCAGTCCCAGCTATTCCTATGGGATCTAAAGAAATACTCGATAATGGGGATGTCATTTTCTTTAGTAAATCTACCAGTGAGCACAATGCTAATATCGAAAAAAATAAAGAGACACAACTGATTTTTGGAGATGTGAAGTCCAAAGAATTTTTAAGTGTATACGGTACAACTGAGGTATCAAAAAACAGGGAATTAATTGATAAGTACTACGATAACTTAGACGACAACTGGTTTGAAAGTAAAAATGACCCAACCTTAACCGTTCTAATTTTTAGTCCGCAAGAGGGACATTATTGGGATAACAAAACCAATGCTTTGATCACTTTGGCAAAATTAGCTTACACAAAAGCCACTGGCGACGAGACAGAAGTGGGAGTTTCTGGAAGTCTAAAACTGTAA
- a CDS encoding biotin-dependent carboxyltransferase family protein, whose product MARITILNAGFYDSIQDNGRKKYRHLGVPHSGAMDQKAADLGNSLLNNPLNAAVLEVVLNGGKYLFSLPTCIAITGAKAIVMVNDMVVEQNKLLEIHSGDVLKIGATTTGNFIYVSICGGFKTEEVLGSKSFYSGITLMGKLEKGYDLDYDSQTEPQATKAHCKPVAQESALRCYAGPEFHLLDRKQQEKLLNTSFTISKNWNRMAFQLEEKISNSLDQLKSSPVLPGTVQLTANGQLILLMRDAQTTGGYPRVLQLEEASISSCAQKRVGNQIDFIVL is encoded by the coding sequence ATGGCTAGAATAACCATACTTAATGCTGGTTTCTATGATTCTATACAAGATAATGGCAGGAAAAAATACCGTCATTTAGGTGTGCCACACAGTGGTGCTATGGATCAAAAAGCGGCAGATTTAGGAAACTCTTTATTGAATAACCCTTTAAATGCTGCAGTGCTGGAGGTAGTTTTAAATGGAGGCAAATATTTATTTTCATTACCTACTTGTATAGCCATTACCGGAGCAAAAGCTATAGTGATGGTAAATGATATGGTGGTAGAACAAAACAAGTTGCTAGAGATACATTCTGGAGATGTATTAAAAATAGGAGCAACAACAACAGGTAATTTTATTTATGTTTCTATATGCGGTGGTTTTAAAACAGAAGAAGTATTGGGGAGTAAATCCTTTTATTCTGGTATTACTTTAATGGGGAAATTAGAAAAGGGCTATGACTTGGATTACGATTCACAAACGGAACCCCAAGCGACAAAGGCTCATTGCAAACCTGTGGCACAAGAAAGTGCTTTACGATGCTATGCAGGTCCAGAATTTCATTTACTGGATAGAAAGCAGCAAGAGAAATTACTGAATACTAGTTTTACTATTTCAAAGAATTGGAACCGTATGGCGTTCCAATTAGAAGAAAAAATCTCCAATAGTCTGGACCAACTAAAAAGCAGTCCTGTACTTCCGGGAACGGTGCAGCTTACTGCAAATGGCCAACTTATCCTATTGATGCGAGATGCTCAAACCACAGGAGGATATCCTCGAGTATTGCAATTGGAGGAAGCTTCTATATCCAGTTGCGCTCAAAAGAGAGTGGGAAATCAGATTGATTTTATAGTTTTATAA